The genomic region ctgtagtgctggattagatattattagggtaataaatatttattactttgttacgagtacCTTTTTTTTTTGAttgaggtggaacgctcttagcagactagggaaggtgtccctagtactgttggactcggacaggagaggagaacacgctagGGCCCACAGACCAGAGTAGGTCCATGCGTCCCGCGTGCcccccataaccagccgcctaccaactaaaaccaccccctcttccgacccggaatatccctgGACGTGTTCATTAGTGAACGATACATGGGGATATCCCGCGCAGTCTATGTAAGTAGGGCTAAAGGAGAAGATTGGCATAAGCCCTTCTATACTATTCGCTCGCCTTCCTAGAAACGGAGAGGCGGATAGGGGGAGGTCTTTGAGGATAAACTCATAAAAAGAAAGGACAGGCTCGCCTATCTAAGATCAGCAGACGGACAGGGGAGGTCTTTGGATAGTGAGCTGAATTCTGGTTTCTGAACAGAATATTTCTGTAGGAGATGCCACGTTCTATATTAAAAAACCtggtaaaaattatattcaacAAGTATAAATGATACAATTAACCTAATTTTTTGTAggtaaaaatgaaataaaacatataaataaGACTGGATCTATGTCTTTAACATTCCGAAGTGTTACTAATTTTATTCGTGAGATATTTCTACCGGTTGGTTATCCTGAAAGCGTTAGTGAAGACTACTGGAACTATCAAGTATGGGATACAGCACAGGCATTCTGCAGTACTATTATTGGAGCTTTTACTACTAGATCTATCCTGAAAGGTGTTGGGGTAGGAAATCAAGAAGCCAACGCCTTATCAGCAGCAGTGACATGGATTCTGAAAGATGGAATGGGTATGATAGGAAGAATCGTTTTTGCTTGGTGGAAAGGGTAACTACatattaatatttacatactCCAGTAAAATAATTGGGAGATTAACTGATATCAATAAAAAAAACTCAATCACAATACTATTAGCACAGTCACTGCCACATTGGTCCTATAGGACCAACGCTGATATTGCCTCAGCAGGCCATATTTGTGCCTTGGAGCCAACATATATTTTGTGTTAGCAGGCTATTTTGGTTCCTTGGGATCAACACATTTTCTAACAGCTGCTAGGCTGTTAAATCATGTTTAACtatcagagccgtgcggtacatcttttcaatatgatgcaagtcttcgaaatgctgCTCTTTAAATAttcacactaattttttttattaaatgcagctgcacaaaatgaacgaaaacttttattttgaaaacaaaacatatgtactttaaattaaatgaaatatgtattaacattaaataatatttacaaaaattacaattttacccttctgactgtaattttggcaaactcgtcaatcagattggtgtagtctaaagtagcagctaggGAGGACTCTTAAAATGAGTGCTAAATTTTtcagttttgtttgtcttatggagcttcgtaaatagtttttaataacttttaattgtaaaaaacgtctttccccactagctaccgagacagaGGGTGTGTTAATAAAAATTCGTTATACATAACTTAGTTCTtatgtttgtattttattatgttgaatgttcaatttgcaatttgtattaattttgcaatatattggttttgtttttgctttactttattaacttgtattttttttaattatgacgatttatctaatttcagaaaattgtatttctTCAGGGTTGGCAAAAATCAAGGTTTTTTtcgaaaaaaccaaaaaaaacaggttttttggtTTAGACCAGGTTTATTTGGTGTAAACCaggtttttttgataaaaagtaTAATAagtctcatcatcatcatcagtagctcgacaactcttcttgggtcctggcttgttctaggattttccgccattctgttctgttccttgctttgttcttccagtgggtaatctcaagtgttttcagatcttgttccacttgttccatgtataaTAAGTCTACaaactttaaaaatgaataaattattttataaaattacctaactaataaacaatgaaaaaatgattaagacaacttttatttttatttacacacacaaaaaattaatataacaaaaaaaacatcATCAAACgttataatattcaaaataactaaATTCTAAGTTCTAagaaattctaagaaaaaattctAAGTTCAAATGTAAAAAATAgaatatttatcttaattttcttcatttgcggcagctgtagtaaaaacttcaaataaaAACACCAATTTGGAGGctcagtaaaaaaaataaaaataaaaaaaccagaTTTAAACTAACtggttttttaaagaaaaaaaccagttggtttaaaccaaggttttaagcatgttggtttaaacctgccaaccctgtttcttattactatatttttttgaCTCTATGttagctttgtccataaaattgtaaaattttcagtgacaataaagcacatttctattctattctataactatgtttgggtataaagaaattagttTATCTTGGCACAAAGAGTTCAAAACCtctaaaatttttatggagtatggtatcatttggCATATATCACGCAAtacttctagattctagatcatttTCCTATATCCGATTCAgtttctattgaaagtattgaatgtggattcatacaatatttttctagtgcTGTATCATcatttccctcaatttaaaactttatttatttatgaatttttagaagcgaaaatcgatcagTCAAAGAATTAATGGCAATGTCTAAAGCGAtagatgaaaaaaattattttaaatttatcgcCCTCTGTTAAGAGTtcatccacagatttttcgtaataAAATTGACGCTTTTTTCTCCTGGTCCGAATTTTATTTTCAGCTAGAAATTCGGAATTTATATCaagattttttttcaatttcattaGCAGCAATTTTCTTTTGGTCATAGCCAGAGTGTCTgcaacttttcattttttctatagtttctgacatttttacccaATCTGACAgatttatagttacatgttgcaatatcttcgagtttgaatttatatgaaataaaatatcatgccaaagaactacaccgcatataaatttataataattgttaatattttttgctaatcctagtgctttgactttagtttctgaaCCTTTATTGACTGAATTCTGaatcttctattatttcgaataatgcattatattattatatagtaTCGCACCCAACGGTTTTAGAGTTAGTTGTTGAACATGGTTTTTTCAGAACTTCCCGACGATTTGTAAAACCAGAAAAAAGTGTACAGTTCTTCTATAATACAAAAAGGTTGTTGTTTCTGTAAAAGAAGACGCTTTCTTCACTTTTAAAACTAAGTTTAAAGAGTGGCACGTGCAGGGCAAGTTAAAAGCCTTCTGATATTTTTCAAGTAGGTATTCTATTctgcacaccctttcttattcctATGATTATTTTTATGTACCTATTttcattttactgattatgccgcccccttacgatgccgcctgatgcgactgcctcaccgcatcatagcacggcacggccctgttAACTATGTAGGATTACAGAAATGGACCAAGATGGCCTAGCCTAGAAGCTATATGTCACACATACAATTtcttagatttttttataatgAGAAACATGGTCCCTATGGAATATGATCCCTATAAAAAACATACAAGGAGCAGGGTTCTGGTTTTAAAATATATACTCCCAATTTAACAAATACACATATGTTTGCATGAATAAAATAATGAATACACATTAATTGCTTTACCGAAAATGGAAATAAGCATCTTATTTACTTAATTTTTACGAAGTTCATTAAAATAAAGTATACACAAAAATGGCTAGTTCACACCACCCCCTCAGTAATATAAGGGCTCAACTCAAAATGTGTGTTAACTGTGATTTTAAATGATAAGGGCACAAAATGAAATTATGTACTGGTTAGTGTTGACAGAGGGAGTAAAAGAACATGAATAGTTTGGTAAATATATTTGTGCCTCTCTCTCTCACTCTCCCCGGCCACCTATAGTTTTTACTGCTACAAGGGAGCAATCAGTAACATGTCTTTCTATGACGAAAATCCTGGTGAGTTtgtgttttaacattttgtattataCAGAACAGTTTTTAGTTGAGCCGTTATACtatgcaaaatataataaataaatgggtCTAATTCATAATAGATCGCTATTGTGCATAAACAGTTACAGGGCATTAATAATATAAGGGATCAAACTTAAACAATTCCTTATTTCTGTTATGTTTTTTTGTACTACATGGGATTAAATTGAaagtattttttttcaattacatgaaattaatggaatttatttatattaatatttaagtCGTAAGTAAGTTAATACTAATACAGTAAATACCGCGACTTACGCGAACCCAGAGTTACGCGATTTTCAAATCTTGTCGATTTGTTATTTGATATGCGATTTTAAAATCTTGTCGATTCATTATTTAAGCGCCACACAATCGTTTAATTATTGACGAGATAGAATTACTACCCACACACTATTGCTCATCCAATGTATTATACATCTTTGTACTTTTCACTCGGAATCAatgattttattttgtattaggtatttcttatctacagttttgTCTAATGGAGTGGGTGTTTGCTACTTTTATAAAgggattttttgttttatatctaAGAATACTTGAAATAGTAATATTTACATACACATACGAAATTATACCCCGACTTACGCGAATTCGACTTACGCGATTATCGCTCGGTCCCACCTATCGCGTAAGTTCGGGGTATTACTGTATTTAATTTAAGTCGATCAGACAGCTCAGTGGGACTAGTGGCTGACCGCCACTTCCCTTCGCCGTGAGGTATGTGAGTTGGAGCCCACCCAGGTCAtcggaaaacaaaaaggctaacgcatcagtataaaattctaaatatgaatctggcgcttagactggaatatgcgggcgtctgatcggcctatgagggagtagtacggcaagggataagggcttgtggctcggtgatactcccccatagatccctaccggaagggcgttaaCGCCTAAAATACCAGtgtatatatatgttacagttcaagttgattctcagttagagacTACTAgacaactagttggagtcaactccaactgaaacgagcagtaaaagttgattttaaaaatttaaatcaacttttactagttggagttgactcttcctggatcgattcagtaaatgttgattatacgagaatctcaagtgcatttttaatgagtgtacgtttctttgttttgaccgtttcaactacttattagtatagtctgtaacgtcgcccccttaggtaaattattctgattcgattttttgcacaaacttactcaaagaaatacatccgtataacaatccttataacaaatacacagggtgtcacgcggtaccgcggtcaaaaaattgtttaaccaatttcagtaaagtcactCAGTAAAGTGAcactttatcgaacgagtctgatattacgagcagaggaacagacgcgttcgataaagagtattgaggtggtgcgtacaaaattgtatcgtcaatcataaaaaacattaacacttacttacaactttgaggaaatttttttaattttagacgaaataaaaaattcgtatgacagtaatgacagtaatcacagatgacttttgcatgatggccaatatatttgcatgatatttgatgtttaatcgatagttgtatcaatattgtatacctacctaattactaaatctgtaaagttttgatttattttgtatgaatataattgcgaaacactacagaattttactttttgacctaaattttatcaataataagataaattttgtacaatatttttaataattaaagtaaataaattttagtttcactcaaataaataatcgattgctgccattgaccacttacattcaatctctgttaatttgattaattatcgcggcaggtaaagtaacattcttctttcaatacaacaaagtgttactttactgtcgaaaatgagggcaaatgagtacaataatgaatgattttagtgacgtttggcgataaacaaagattttaaacaaattcgcaaaaatacacacaccggcaaaattagccgaacaccttaaaaatgggacatgtttgatgtctcgagttTCCTAAACCACTGATCCGTTTTGgatgattcttttagtatgttatagccttattatttaagaatatcgttgtaataatattgttgctagacaggtaaatatcattttataccgggtgtacaaatcatgctgtgttttttcttaaagtttggaacaccctgtggaatattctagattCTAGCACATGTAAAATATTAAAGTTAACACTCGATTGTAgatttaggctttcttaacatttttctttttgattcatttacttatgtgtgataataaaaaagttatatgcgttaacaactatccaggtttttcatcaataaatcctcatagtaggggaggaaagtatactaaatttgcagttactcgagctttaTGGGAACCTATTAGATtatgaagagtatgtgctaaaatcagaattaaattttccataaagtgggggacttttcattttttaatttaattttccatttgaaacaatcatttttctccgattatagcgctatctatccataattagaaaaaatgtgtcgaataaaagttgcttatttttacgtgaagaatccaaatctgcaataaaaattgggggctcctatttggGATTTTAAaataaatcccccaccccacctccgtgggggttcgtgacaccccacggagaggggagggggtaaattaaaaattttaaatacgaaccctgcgatatttcgcgaaatgaacatcagatcgtaaaactgcaaaatacacctattcaatatttttcaaaaatctactgaatggcaccaaacacgatcccgACGGAGGTGggctggggggttactttaaaatcttaaataggagacaTCTGTacaaactgcaaatttagcatactttcctcccctactatgaggatttattgataaaaaacatgactagttgttaaagcacataacttttttattttccaacataagcaaatgaatcaaaaaagaaaatgttaagaaagcctacaatcgagttttaattttaaaatattatatatactagaatattccacagggtgttccgaactttaagaaaaaagacagtatgattgtaacacccggtataaaatgacatgtacctgtctagcaacaatattattacaccgatattgtTAACTCGTAAGGCTATAacttactaaaagaatcacttaaatcggacaacaggtttaggaaattcgagacatcaaacatgtcccatttttaaggtgttcggctaattttgccggtgtgtgtaattttttcacttcgtacaaattttttttagatccgttgggcctttttttctctaaaattgactgttgtctaGTATTAGctacttaaaatttgaaaaacgccaaaataaccattttcgaggttaaataactcggttaaagataattattgtgaaagtcgagcgagcggccgtggagtaacggcataatcgctggcctcatacgccagtgcacgtgggttcgagccctgctaaagacaaaccattttcatttccaataatgacacgagccatCTCACCGTGcatcggagagcacgttaagacgtcggtccccctgggctagtgtacatcgacactagttacttgaaacagggttaaagatgtaattggcgccggaactgtctgaaaggcaaaaatgccatacgatattatatattatgaaagtcagaaactaaaaaaaattaaagattaaagctacctctataagatcctgaagaaatttttatcattatttcattaataagatattatttttaattatcaacaatgagtgctaaccgtgtattgagggcggccgtcaatgtgagtgcgagtgagattcgccattggacggctggaatggtgcatctctttagcactcaccattgacggccgcctaatacgcacttagcgctcattgttaataattaaagataaagcttagtaataaaatagtgacaaaaatttctgctggatcttgtagagggggctataaactttgatttggtcactttctgactttcataataatgaattttaaccgagttattaagccttgaaaatggctattttcgcatttttcaaattttaaatcgcgtataactcgacaacaatcaattttagagaaaaatcacaaaatacctttttttgctcagaataacccaaatgatctaaaaaaaatgttcgaagtgaaaaaattatttttgtgaatttgtctaaaaataattgtttaaacaatttatcgatcaaggtactgccttggcacccagtagatttgttataaggacctctttttgagtaagtttgtgcaaaaaattcgaatcggagtaatttacctaacgggggcgacgatacagcctagactaatttgaacatattcagtaacagtaacatttaatttctagaatcggctgtttgtgtgaatcagaatctacttttactaaatggcattgggaagagtatacttttcctagttttagtctacttttactagtaaatgttgaatataaatcttcattttatatttataatcaacttttactgaaaccagccgttagagttgactccaactagttggagtcaactccaactggataatcaacttgaactgtaacatatatatttatattaatatttttttctcattGCTATTTATAGTGAAATTATCAAATAACAAATCTGCCAAAATtcacatttataacttaaataataagcatGTTATTTGAAAAATAGCTATAATGTTGGAAACCAGAATCTTTAAACATGATTTcccaaaaatctacttttttgaaTTGTGCCTCTATATTACTGAGGATGCGGACACAACTTTTCCAAAAGTTTTCAACTTTTTCCCAACCTTTTCACATTATGAAAAGACTGATATAGTTTGTATACACTTATGACACTGAAAAAATACCTTAAAAGGGAAAGTATCATGTGCTGCCCTAGGTGTTTTAATATTGTAGAACGATTACttcttaaaattgaattaaaattttCAATCAACAACCaaagttttttattataaaaaaacaagaAATTTTTTGGCAGTTGGAATCCTCTCTCTTTTTGGTAGTACTTTAAACCATTGACCACAGCTCTGATGATGGCCTTGtaaagccgaaagcgctcagctaggaaatTAAAAAACTTTACACATTTCAAAAATACTTTGCTTTTCCCATTCTTTCATTCTTTTTAGTTTTGTTCATTACATATTGGCGCCCATGCTCTTCACTGTTCTTTTAATAGTTTTTGCACATCTTTTTCGTTGATGTTAAGTTCCATctgttttcagtagtaataacccgaGGACATTGATAAATAATTGtgcgaaaaaaattaataacagatTTCAAAAGCTTGTTGCTTGAAATGTTTACAATATGCAACAAACTTAAGAAATCTGTTATTCAATTTTTGAGGATTTATCAATGTTCAAGGGTTATTcggaacaaaattttttgcttttGGCATGTtgaatttataataatttatgtgaAACGTCAAAATTGACATTCATGCGTTGTATCATATTATTATATCACATATATTATTTTCACGGTAATGTGAAATTAAGCGAAAGTatatttaaatcatttttagaGAAGAAAGGTGACATTAATGCCTTAACTAGTTGTAACAATGATAATTGGGCGCTTTTACACTATGCTGTTCATTACGGCAATCTTGATATGGTTAGCTTTCTCGTAGATAAGGGTGCTAACGTTGAAATTAGAAGTAAGGAGGGTGAAACACCCCTGCATTTGGCTGTTGAAGAAGCCAAGCAAAACATAATTAATCTTCTTCTTGATAGAGGTGCTGATATCGAGGCTAAAAACAACGATGGTAGAACACCTCTGTACTTAGCTGCTTACAATAATGACTCAGGTGTAATTGAACTTCTTTGTAACAGGATCAAGACTAAAAGTAATGACGCATTTAAAATGATAAAACAGGTTGGATTTTTAAAGAAGGAAGTTTTTAACCAAGCAAATATTCCATCTAATGCAAAAAGATTGGTAGAGTCTTGTATAAGTAGTTTAAGAGATTCAATAAAAAGTGCAGCCAAAAAGGTGCTAAAGGAGGGTATACTGCATAGTCGTAGTGCTTCGACTATTGAACTCATAGATAAGGTTTATAATTTCGATGAAAGGTTGTTTAATGAAGCAATTAAGGAAGCTGTAAATGACACATATTCAAGTGTAGGTATAGGAGGAATATTAAGGTTTATACGCAGTCACCATTATATTGGTCAGTTTATTCCAGGTTATATAGCTGCGTTTGACAAAATACCAAAGAATGATGGTGCAACGTTTAAATTAGCTTATTATATTAAAGAGACAATGGAGATGGGTGACTATTCTAAGGTCAGTTTAGAAAAAAGATCTGATCTTGAAAGGCTAAAAAACAAATTACCAGAATCAGTGAGAAATGCAGTATTTTCATCAGAAGTATGTATTAAAAATGTTGAGTATGGAAGATACTTGTACTCACCTAATAATGACTGTATGTACCACTTAAACAATTGTGACAGGGATAGGCGGTATGTGTTCACTTGGCCTTCAAATGGAAATGGTGATCAATTTAAGTGGAAGGTTGAGCTCAATGGCGATAATGTGTATCTAAAGAATGTTGAGTATGGAAGGTACTTGTATTCACCTAATGATGATTGTACGTACCACTTAAACGATTGTGACAGCGACAGGCGGTATGTATTTACTTGGCCTTCAAAGCTAGGAAACAGTGGCAAGTGGAAAGTTGAGCTTGATGGTGGTAATGTGTATCTAAAAAATGTTGAGTATGGAAGGTACTTGTACTCACCTAATAATGATTGTATGTACCACTTAAACAATTGTGACAGGGATAGGCGGTATGTGTTCACTTGGCCTTCAAATAGAAATAATGATCAATTTAAGTGGAAAATTGAAGATTGTGGATCTACTCGCAAGAGACGTAGCATACAAGAATTAAATGGTTATAATCAAACTGTAGTAGACTATCAGTCaatattgactgaagaaaatagtCAGCAAATAGCAAGTAGAATATCTGCTATAGTTGAAGATGTTGAAAGGCACACCTTTTTAAATCAGTCAAAAAATAAGTTAGATTTAgatagttatttaaataatagAGGGAGAAGCAATGCTGCGGATTCTATGAGGAGAGATGTATGTAGTGAACTCAATGCAAGTGGGAGAAGAAATATTGTTCTAAGCGGAAACGATGTATGTGCAATTACTTCAGGTTATGAAACACTTGATATTGAAAACTTCCCTATTCAAGAAGTAGTGATTAATGATGATGTCAATGGAAAGAAAAGTTTAAGAAGTACATTAGATTTACATCAGTTGGTGCAACAAGTAGATAGGGATTTGAGTATAAAACCGATACCAACAGTTATTAAAGACAAAAGTGATTTATTAATTAAGTTATCTATATCAGCTACCGGCTTGCAACAAGATATAATAACAGTCAGGCTGAAAGATGCACTTATAAATAAGTGGTATAAgaaattacaaattatttttgatagtGCAGCAGTGGAAATAGATGATAATTTAGATTTAAAGTCTTCATTCTTTATTTCTGATGAAAAAATCATTGTAGTAACACCTCAAGATATAGAAGAAGGGAATAAGCTAATTATATCTAAGAAAGCAGGGCAGTATACCTACCTTCATGATAAATATGACTTGATAGTTACCAATGTCTTTGATGCTGATGTAGAAGCAAGCGAGTTATGTATTATACGGTTTAAGGATTTCTATAAAGAACCTAAAATGAAAACATTAACTATAAAATTTACTGACAAAGAGATATTATTAACTAACGaaatagataaaataaataattcagaCAGTATTgataaattaaataatgtgaGTTCTATTGTTAATTCACAAGAGAGTTCTATACATTCAGAGGTTCCAAACAGTGGAGACATAAATGCTCAAGGTAAACTTGACAGAACACTGTTGCATCTTGCTTCCGAGGCTGGTGAATTTGATAAGGTTAAACTTCTTCTTGATAGAGGTGCTAATACCGAAGTTCAAGACGAGTTTGGTTACACACCAATATTTCTTGCTACTCAGTCAGAAAAATGGAGTATAGTAAAGCTCCTCCTTGATAAAGGTGCTAATATTGATGCTCAAGATAAGGAAGGTCATACACTTTTACACTTTGCTGCTCAAAAGGATAATTTAGATATGTTTCAATTCCTTCTTGACAGAGGTGCAAGTATCGAAGTTCAAGACGGGCGTGATTGGACACCGATACTTTATGCTGCTCAGTCAGGTAAATGGGGTGTGGTCAAACTTCTTATTAGTA from Diabrotica virgifera virgifera chromosome 3, PGI_DIABVI_V3a harbors:
- the LOC126882081 gene encoding RUS family member 1-like, with translation MSLTFRSVTNFIREIFLPVGYPESVSEDYWNYQVWDTAQAFCSTIIGAFTTRSILKGVGVGNQEANALSAAVTWILKDGMGMIGRIVFAWWKG